A single window of Archangium gephyra DNA harbors:
- the mug gene encoding G/U mismatch-specific DNA glycosylase, translated as MPDLIASGLKVLFCGINPSVYSAVVGHHFARPGNRFWPALHASGFTERLLAPSEQEELLTLGYGITNVVDRATVSADVLTAEELAEGGRRLEAKVRRYRPRCVAVLGIGAWRTAFGHPKASLGAQPWTLGGTRVWVLPNPSGLNAHYRPTDLARLFRELRLAVESARS; from the coding sequence ATGCCGGACCTCATCGCGTCCGGGCTGAAGGTCCTCTTCTGTGGCATCAACCCCAGCGTGTACTCGGCCGTGGTGGGCCACCACTTCGCGCGGCCGGGCAACCGCTTCTGGCCGGCGCTGCATGCCTCGGGCTTCACGGAACGGCTGCTGGCACCTTCCGAGCAGGAGGAACTGCTCACGCTCGGGTACGGCATCACCAACGTGGTGGACCGGGCCACCGTCTCCGCGGACGTGCTGACGGCGGAGGAGCTCGCCGAGGGCGGGCGGCGGCTGGAGGCGAAGGTGCGGCGCTACCGTCCCCGCTGCGTGGCGGTGCTGGGCATCGGCGCCTGGCGCACGGCCTTCGGACACCCCAAGGCCTCGCTGGGGGCCCAGCCGTGGACGCTGGGCGGCACGCGCGTCTGGGTGCTCCCCAACCCGAGTGGACTCAATGCGCACTACCGGCCCACGGACCTGGCGCGGCTGTTCCGCGAGCTGCGGCTGGCCGTGGAGAGTGCCCGCTCGTAG
- a CDS encoding chitobiase/beta-hexosaminidase C-terminal domain-containing protein, with the protein MHPTASWSSRLVLALLALQLASACDPNPPPPPPAPDTAPPSTRATPNGGTFKTNVSVTLLCEDGTGSGCDATYYTTDGSAPSASSTRYSAPVVLSQNTTLKFFSVDKSGNAESVQSQSFVVDTAAPTTTATPPGSIYNSAQSVVLTCDDGTGTGCAATYFTTDGSEPTASSPRYTAALALSTNTTLKYFSVDTAGNAETVNTSTYVIDTVAPTTTATPAAGTYDEAQSVTLACNDGTGTGCSATHYTLDGSTPTTSSPSYSAPISITAHTTLKFFSVDGLGNTESVQTAAYVINSSIPTVSASPAGGSYRTAQSVTLSCDPGATGGTCEAIYYTTDGSTPGTGSATYSAPITVEVTTTLKFFAKNSVGNSSTLRTETYRIDKAAPTTTAIPSGRAYHEAQSVTLLCEDGSGSGCTATYYTLDGSTPTRDSSTYSAALSISADTTLKFFSVDAAGNEEPVRTETYVIDTVKPTVAATPAGGLYRSAQDITLTCTDNSGGSGCDSIHYTTDGSLPTTGAPVYTALRLSTNTALKFVAVDKVGNVSAVQTELYTFDAEAPTTTVAPTGGTYRTRQPITLTCADSGPSGCEDTYYTLDGSTPTTSSTRYTGSFTLSSNTTLKFFSVDKAGNEEAVQTETYFIDPDETAPTTSASPEGGSYLSAVSVFLSCTDDTGGTGCEDTYYTLDGSTPTTSSARYTGPITLSATATLKFFSVDTAGNAESTRTERYAFPTAASTSAQIATVRARPDGTIDEFIDYALVTYTKPTTGASDPAGFFLQEEKDGPAVFFPYDPSWLDIHAGNRVDIHVTDKRTVNGLVQITGFRRLTLYSTADPVDFLVNDVSGIDLVANLNNYESELISITGSVASTFTGAGTGHVSANLVTLGNSFNPNLKLRLTTAVQDAFDVTPDCVVATQAPLWRFTTQAQPSAWAARDLTVLSCPGPKATSATATSETSVTVNFDRKLDPASVLADGSQFAIDEGLVVTAATVTASQRQVQLTTSAQVPGTLYRVVVASSVKDTRATSVEPSGNTATFTGFIVPAVLRISEVAPGITGGKDLVELLVVKGGSVDKFTLVQGASLILATFPNVLVSTGDIIVVHLRPATAPIDAPNHETTSKSEFAQSTYGANYDSAWDFIGTTTEIGYSQRVLRVRDGTGATQDGTPFYRSPGTGSVTADFYTQLQALQDEGQWLPSNCGGVPCTDTSTPRALEVSADWNSLPTHKGTTVRRISETDTNTRGDWAVGASSFGVPNP; encoded by the coding sequence ATGCACCCCACCGCTTCCTGGTCGAGCCGGCTCGTCCTGGCTCTGCTCGCGCTCCAGCTCGCGAGCGCTTGTGACCCGAATCCTCCCCCCCCGCCGCCGGCCCCGGATACGGCGCCTCCGTCGACGCGGGCCACGCCGAACGGAGGAACCTTCAAGACGAACGTCTCCGTGACGCTGCTGTGCGAGGACGGCACGGGCAGTGGCTGCGATGCCACGTATTACACCACCGACGGCTCCGCGCCTTCCGCGAGCTCGACGCGCTACTCGGCGCCGGTGGTGCTCAGCCAGAACACCACGCTGAAGTTCTTCTCCGTGGACAAGTCGGGCAACGCGGAGAGCGTCCAGAGCCAGTCCTTCGTGGTGGACACGGCGGCGCCCACCACCACCGCCACCCCGCCGGGCAGCATCTACAACAGCGCGCAGAGCGTCGTGCTCACGTGCGATGACGGCACGGGCACCGGCTGCGCGGCCACCTACTTCACCACCGACGGCTCCGAGCCCACCGCGAGCTCGCCCCGCTACACCGCGGCCCTCGCCCTCTCCACCAACACCACGCTGAAGTACTTCTCCGTGGACACCGCCGGCAACGCGGAGACCGTGAACACCTCGACGTACGTCATCGACACGGTGGCGCCCACCACCACGGCCACCCCGGCGGCGGGAACGTACGACGAGGCCCAGAGCGTCACGCTGGCCTGCAACGACGGCACCGGCACCGGCTGCTCGGCCACGCACTACACCCTCGATGGCTCCACGCCCACCACCAGCTCGCCGAGCTACAGCGCTCCCATCTCCATCACCGCCCACACCACGCTGAAGTTCTTCTCCGTGGACGGGCTCGGCAACACCGAGTCCGTGCAGACGGCGGCCTACGTCATCAACTCGTCGATTCCGACGGTGTCCGCGTCGCCCGCGGGCGGCAGCTACCGCACCGCGCAGAGCGTCACCCTGAGCTGCGACCCGGGCGCCACCGGCGGTACCTGCGAAGCCATCTACTACACCACCGATGGGAGCACGCCTGGCACGGGCTCCGCCACGTACTCCGCGCCCATCACCGTGGAGGTCACCACCACCCTCAAGTTCTTCGCGAAGAACTCGGTGGGCAACTCGAGCACCCTCCGCACCGAGACCTACCGGATTGACAAAGCGGCGCCCACGACGACGGCCATCCCCTCGGGCCGCGCCTACCATGAGGCGCAGTCCGTCACGCTGCTGTGCGAGGACGGCTCGGGCAGCGGCTGCACCGCCACGTACTACACCCTGGATGGCAGCACGCCCACGCGTGACTCCAGCACGTACTCCGCCGCGCTCTCCATCTCCGCCGACACCACGCTGAAGTTCTTCTCCGTGGACGCGGCGGGCAACGAGGAGCCCGTGCGGACCGAGACGTACGTCATCGACACGGTGAAGCCCACGGTCGCCGCGACCCCCGCGGGTGGCCTCTACCGCTCCGCTCAGGACATCACCCTCACCTGCACCGACAACAGCGGGGGCAGCGGGTGCGACTCCATCCACTACACCACCGACGGCAGCCTGCCGACCACGGGCGCGCCCGTGTACACCGCGCTCAGGCTCTCCACCAACACCGCCCTCAAGTTCGTGGCGGTGGACAAGGTGGGCAACGTGAGCGCCGTGCAGACGGAGCTGTACACCTTCGACGCGGAAGCGCCCACCACCACGGTCGCTCCCACGGGCGGCACGTACCGCACCCGGCAGCCCATCACCCTGACTTGCGCCGACTCCGGCCCCAGCGGGTGCGAGGACACGTACTACACGCTCGACGGCAGCACCCCCACCACGAGCTCGACGCGCTACACCGGCTCCTTCACCCTCTCCTCCAACACCACGCTGAAGTTCTTCTCCGTGGACAAGGCCGGCAACGAGGAGGCGGTTCAGACGGAGACGTACTTCATCGATCCTGACGAGACGGCGCCCACCACCAGCGCCTCCCCGGAGGGCGGGTCGTACCTGTCCGCGGTCAGCGTCTTCCTGTCCTGCACGGATGACACCGGCGGCACCGGCTGCGAGGACACGTACTACACGCTCGACGGCAGCACGCCCACCACCAGCTCGGCGCGCTACACCGGCCCCATCACCCTCAGCGCCACCGCCACGCTGAAGTTCTTCTCCGTGGACACCGCTGGCAACGCGGAGAGCACGCGGACCGAGAGGTACGCCTTCCCCACCGCGGCCAGCACCTCGGCGCAGATCGCCACCGTCCGCGCCAGGCCGGACGGGACCATCGATGAGTTCATCGACTACGCGCTCGTCACCTACACGAAGCCGACCACGGGCGCCTCGGATCCGGCGGGCTTCTTCCTCCAGGAGGAGAAGGACGGTCCGGCGGTGTTCTTCCCCTACGATCCCTCCTGGCTGGACATCCATGCGGGCAACCGCGTGGACATCCACGTCACCGACAAGAGGACGGTGAATGGACTGGTTCAGATCACCGGTTTCCGCAGGCTGACCTTGTACAGCACCGCGGACCCGGTGGACTTCCTCGTCAACGACGTGAGCGGCATCGATCTCGTGGCCAACCTGAACAACTACGAGAGCGAGCTGATCTCCATCACGGGCTCCGTGGCCAGCACCTTCACCGGGGCCGGCACGGGCCACGTCTCGGCGAACCTCGTCACCCTGGGCAACTCCTTCAACCCCAACCTCAAGCTGCGCCTGACCACCGCGGTGCAAGACGCGTTCGACGTGACGCCGGACTGCGTCGTCGCCACGCAGGCGCCTCTGTGGCGGTTCACCACCCAGGCCCAGCCCTCCGCCTGGGCGGCCCGGGATCTCACCGTGCTGTCATGCCCTGGCCCCAAGGCGACGAGCGCCACGGCGACCAGTGAGACGAGCGTGACGGTGAACTTCGACCGGAAGCTCGACCCGGCCAGCGTGCTCGCCGACGGCAGCCAGTTCGCCATCGACGAGGGGCTGGTGGTGACAGCCGCCACCGTCACCGCCTCGCAACGCCAGGTCCAGCTCACCACCTCCGCGCAGGTGCCGGGTACGCTCTACAGGGTGGTGGTGGCCTCCAGTGTGAAGGACACCCGGGCCACCTCTGTCGAGCCGTCGGGTAACACCGCTACCTTCACCGGGTTCATCGTGCCCGCCGTGCTGAGGATCTCCGAGGTCGCTCCTGGTATCACCGGCGGCAAGGATCTGGTGGAGCTGCTCGTGGTGAAGGGAGGCTCCGTGGACAAGTTCACCCTGGTGCAGGGCGCGAGCCTCATCCTGGCCACCTTCCCGAACGTCCTGGTGTCCACGGGTGACATCATCGTCGTCCACCTCAGGCCCGCCACGGCGCCCATCGACGCGCCCAACCACGAGACCACCAGCAAGAGCGAGTTCGCCCAGAGCACCTACGGCGCCAACTACGACAGCGCCTGGGATTTCATTGGAACCACCACCGAGATTGGCTACTCCCAGCGCGTGCTGCGCGTGCGCGATGGCACGGGGGCCACCCAGGATGGCACGCCCTTCTACCGCTCACCGGGCACCGGCAGCGTCACCGCTGACTTCTACACGCAGCTCCAGGCGCTCCAGGACGAGGGGCAGTGGCTGCCATCCAACTGCGGTGGAGTCCCCTGCACCGACACCTCCACGCCCAGGGCCTTGGAGGTGTCCGCCGACTGGAACAGCCTCCCGACCCACAAGGGCACCACGGTCCGCCGCATCTCCGAGACGGACACGAATACGAGGGGTGATTGGGCGGTGGGCGCCTCCTCGTTCGGTGTGCCCAACCCGTAG
- a CDS encoding macrolide family glycosyltransferase yields the protein MSTRTIVVAGMPAAGHIHPTLPVVRELVRRGHRVTYYATEEFRDRLEAVGARFAGYPPGVLGSRDIAEATQTGSSLAVVVRILTATETLLPFLNEQLRAERPAAMMYDSNAPWGRMAATGLGLPRISFMTTFLVGSSGFRQLTAREWLTALRSSLPDLPAVLAARRRLLRRFDRALFPPSPVFPMRGDLTLFPIPRELQSPDPRLDATCRFVGPALDRDARDADLDPELAAHLAGALPSVAVSLGTLHAAGPTFFRTCFDALGDLPVRVVLAVGAGLDPATLGRPPANTLIRATLPQLAVLRRAAVFVTHGGMNSTLEGLGFGLPLVVVPQQLEQLLIARAIADRGAAVVLRHHLSGREVPAMELRAAVDRALTDTGLRSAAEALRTAFTQGGGASAAADEIEHLLAQRSGRATAR from the coding sequence ATGAGCACGCGCACGATCGTGGTGGCTGGGATGCCGGCCGCCGGTCACATCCATCCCACCCTGCCCGTGGTTCGCGAGCTGGTCCGCCGCGGTCATCGCGTCACCTACTACGCCACCGAGGAGTTCCGGGACCGGCTCGAGGCCGTTGGCGCCCGGTTCGCGGGCTATCCGCCCGGGGTCCTCGGTTCCCGCGACATCGCCGAGGCCACCCAGACCGGCAGCAGCCTGGCCGTGGTGGTCCGCATCCTGACGGCCACCGAAACGTTGTTGCCCTTCCTCAACGAGCAACTCCGGGCCGAGCGGCCCGCCGCCATGATGTACGACTCCAACGCGCCGTGGGGGCGGATGGCGGCCACCGGACTGGGACTGCCCCGGATCTCCTTCATGACCACGTTCCTGGTCGGCAGCAGCGGTTTTCGCCAGTTGACCGCCCGGGAGTGGCTGACCGCGCTCCGGTCTTCGCTGCCCGACCTGCCCGCCGTGTTGGCCGCCCGGCGCCGGCTGCTGCGGCGCTTCGACCGCGCGCTGTTCCCTCCGTCGCCGGTGTTCCCGATGCGCGGCGACCTCACCTTGTTCCCCATCCCACGGGAGCTGCAATCACCGGATCCGCGGCTCGATGCGACCTGCCGGTTCGTCGGGCCGGCCCTCGACCGGGACGCCCGGGACGCCGACCTCGATCCTGAACTGGCCGCCCACCTGGCCGGGGCGCTGCCGTCGGTCGCGGTGTCGCTGGGCACCCTGCACGCCGCCGGCCCGACATTCTTCCGGACCTGCTTCGACGCGTTGGGCGACCTGCCGGTGCGCGTGGTGCTCGCCGTCGGCGCTGGCCTCGACCCGGCCACGCTCGGCCGACCGCCGGCCAACACACTGATCCGGGCGACCCTCCCCCAGCTCGCGGTGCTGCGCCGGGCCGCCGTCTTCGTCACCCACGGCGGCATGAACAGCACCCTCGAAGGACTCGGCTTCGGACTGCCGCTCGTGGTGGTGCCACAGCAGCTCGAGCAACTGCTCATCGCTCGGGCGATTGCCGACCGGGGCGCCGCCGTGGTGCTGCGCCACCACCTGTCCGGCCGGGAGGTGCCGGCCATGGAGCTGCGGGCCGCGGTCGACCGCGCACTCACCGACACCGGCCTGCGCTCCGCCGCCGAGGCCCTGCGCACCGCCTTCACCCAGGGCGGAGGGGCCAGCGCGGCGGCGGACGAGATCGAGCACCTGCTCGCGCAGCGGTCTGGTCGAGCCACCGCGAGGTGA
- a CDS encoding TIGR04013 family B12-binding domain/radical SAM domain-containing protein, giving the protein MASKNKVALVLSYQYPGKYALTVLAGAVEADAVGQDVALRFPRDRESLLAAVRECHDAGYRVVVAWSFYSASFPGAVEELAWLRERLEGREVLCIAGGVHATAETEQTLRGGFDLVAVGEGEPVLLELLGRLVRGEDPRQTRGMSKLVEGKVVSQGRGEGVVLDTYPPFAARHGMFGAIEITRGCIYACRFCQTPFLNKARFRHRSVENIARWTRVLRQAGKRDVRFITPTSMSYGTADESVNLEALERMLAAVREAMSPGGRVFYGTFPSEVRPEHVTPEALALLKRYVDNDNLIIGGQSGSERILRATHRGHDVETVVRAASLAVEAGFVPNVDFILGLPGEAPEDVRATLELMRRLSELGAKVHGHTFMPLPGTPYRDAPPGSVDEETQKELDRLASQGRLYGHWKQQVALANGIAARRQPRR; this is encoded by the coding sequence ATGGCGTCGAAGAACAAGGTCGCGCTGGTGCTGAGCTACCAGTACCCGGGCAAGTACGCGCTCACCGTGCTGGCGGGGGCGGTGGAGGCGGACGCGGTGGGGCAGGACGTGGCCCTGCGCTTCCCGAGGGATCGGGAGTCGCTGCTGGCCGCGGTGCGCGAGTGCCACGACGCGGGCTACCGGGTGGTGGTGGCGTGGTCGTTCTACTCGGCGAGCTTCCCCGGGGCGGTGGAGGAGCTGGCGTGGCTGCGGGAGCGGCTGGAGGGCCGTGAGGTGCTGTGCATCGCGGGCGGGGTGCACGCCACGGCGGAGACGGAGCAGACGCTGCGGGGAGGCTTCGACCTGGTGGCGGTGGGCGAGGGCGAGCCCGTGCTGTTGGAGCTGCTCGGCCGGCTGGTGCGGGGCGAGGACCCGAGGCAGACGCGGGGGATGTCGAAGCTGGTGGAGGGGAAGGTGGTGTCGCAGGGGCGAGGGGAGGGCGTGGTGCTGGACACGTACCCGCCGTTCGCGGCGAGGCACGGGATGTTCGGGGCCATCGAGATCACCCGGGGCTGCATCTACGCGTGCCGGTTCTGCCAGACGCCGTTCCTGAACAAGGCGCGGTTCCGGCATCGGAGCGTGGAGAACATCGCGCGGTGGACGCGGGTGTTGAGGCAGGCGGGAAAGCGGGACGTGCGCTTCATCACGCCGACGTCCATGTCCTACGGCACGGCGGACGAGTCGGTGAACCTGGAGGCGCTGGAGCGGATGCTGGCGGCGGTGCGCGAGGCGATGAGCCCCGGGGGGCGGGTGTTCTACGGGACGTTCCCCTCGGAGGTGCGGCCGGAGCACGTGACGCCGGAGGCGCTGGCGCTGCTCAAGCGCTACGTGGACAACGACAACCTCATCATCGGAGGCCAGTCGGGGAGCGAGCGCATTCTGCGGGCGACCCACCGGGGGCACGACGTGGAGACGGTGGTGAGGGCGGCGAGCCTGGCGGTGGAGGCGGGCTTCGTGCCGAACGTGGACTTCATCCTCGGGCTGCCGGGAGAGGCGCCGGAGGACGTGAGGGCGACGCTGGAGTTGATGCGGCGGTTGTCGGAGCTGGGGGCGAAGGTGCACGGGCACACGTTCATGCCGCTGCCGGGGACGCCGTACCGCGATGCTCCACCGGGCTCGGTGGACGAGGAGACGCAGAAGGAGCTGGACCGGCTGGCTTCACAAGGCCGTCTCTACGGGCACTGGAAGCAGCAGGTGGCGCTGGCGAACGGAATCGCCGCGAGGCGCCAGCCGAGGCGCTGA